A window of Seriola aureovittata isolate HTS-2021-v1 ecotype China chromosome 17, ASM2101889v1, whole genome shotgun sequence genomic DNA:
atgcagCTTTGCTTTAGTAGTAGAGTAACTCGTCTTTTAAACAATTgaaggtttgtgtttttcttttgaccCAAGCTGACTTATGACCTACACAATGTCTCTTCTCTTCACGTCCTGTTctataaaaacatctttttacCTGCTGAATGGTGACCTCTTAGCAGATATACTGCTCTAAGCTTTTAGTCCTGTTCCTCTTGCAGTCAAGATGCCAGAAACAGCAGAGGTTGTGTCAGCCACCCTCACCACCAACAGAAACTGCACCATAGAAATAATCAATGTCAGCGGTAGCTACTGTCTCATCAACCCCAAGTAAGTCTGTTAATGTCATAACACATGTTCTAATGATTAAAAGAACATAATATGTATCATCAAACCTGAGTGGATGAAGAGACAAGAATGTTTACTGTACATAAAGATAAATGAATCAATGATCCCAGTTACAGCTTTATTAagataatatagtaaaacaaaaaaaaataaaataatgctgTTCACTCTACTGCTTCTATGGTTCATCAAAGCCCCTGTAATGAGGCCTACAAAAGttatgtttcattcattctcttaACTGGAGACGGAGCAGCTTCGCTAAAACTTCAAGTTACCTACATCAGTGCTTGTTTTCTCATGATATCAGTGTATATTCACGAATGATTGGTTCCAGGGAAAAGGCATTAATTTTCAAGCTTAATACAATGCTTTGAAGTGCTTTGAGTTTACAGTGCCAGATTACAGCTCcaaatcagcatcttgataCTAGAAGCACCCACTTCCTCCACAACCGTTTTCATCAATAAAAATAGAATAGTAGTCGTAGAAAAAGCACAATTTCCAGCATAAAAATTTTATGTTAATTCACTGTGGATATTCTGTATTTAATCAGAAGTAAGGTACAATGatgaaatgataatgaaatacaacTTTACTAGGTattttgcataaataaataatttgttttattttaccactCATTTCTCAACAGTGaatgaacaataacaaaacaataagacaaataaaaattaCCTCTGTCTATTGGAATTTGTCCACATTTATCTAGCTGTGGCAGGACAGACCATATCTTGGATGGGTGGTTTTCATGTGTAACATCACTTTGCTTAGAACATCCACCTATCCATCATGCAGTGACACACACCGCCTCATTGCACATCGCATGCAGGTACAGTCACTGTTGCTTAGAAGTCCACAGCAGTACTCGCACGGTCACACTCCATCCATCAGCATAAGGTGTTTCACCCTGGAAAGCCCGACACTCAGAAAGTGCACTGACAATCTCCACAAAACTTATAGAACTGTGTTTTTTCATCCAGTGTCTGGGAAGTGTGACATAAAAGTTGTCAACTGATTAATAGTGACGGTAATGGTTTGTGTCTCGCTCTCGTGTGTGCAGGGTTTACATGACGAGTGGCTTCTGTCACCACCCGCCACAGCCTACAGTCCGCACCACCAAGACCGAAGTGTGCTCCTTCACCAAGGACGACAACACCGCCACGGGCGCTGTCGGCCTGCTGACCTATGACCTGTTCCATATGCAGAGCCGGGTTTGCTCCGAGCGCATGGCCATCATGTTCTCCGTGCCCTTTGACCACAACCTGTACAAGAACCGGCTGGCCGTGGGCGTGGTTGAGCATTCCCGTGCTTGTGACAAACATCTGTACGACCAGATGTATGATGGGAAAGACCTCAGTAGCTTCACCCGCTCTGAGGCAAATGGCTGTGGGCTGGAATATAAAGCGAAATCTGTTGATTTGAGGGCTACAATGTCATCTATTGGCAAAGCCATCGTTAAAGTGGAGCTCTATGATAAAATGGGTCGTTAGCGTGAACGACTGTGCTGttattctgcttttatttgtacTTTGGCGCTTTTGTACCcacagaataaataaacttcATTTGATTTGACTACTGTTGCGTGTTGTCatccagaggagaggaagacggaTTTGGCTGTCATCTCTACTTTGTCTCCGCCGAAAGATATCAATATCTGACAGCCAGCTCATTGATTCTCCATTAGCTTATTCCTTGGGCTTATGTACATTGTACACACCCTTCTCTTTGATTGTgataataaaacattcaaacctACTGCTTGtgttgccttgtgtgtgtgggacattcttttattattactgatgaaCAGTGATCATTTTCTAATCTCTTAGCTGGATCCATCCAATTCTAATGAGTGGCAACAGATGGAATATCTGcatagatgtttttttaattggccAGATAACAATATTGTTCTTTGCTGGCTATGAGACTTTCAATCTTGCTCTggattcagatgtttttttgtggtagCAGGGGGTTCAGCAAAGAATAAGAGAAAAGGAGCTCCAGAGATGTCTGTCTTAACTTGTtcagtttgctgtttttatcGTTACACAATACCACAGGAATGAGATTTCCAAACCACCTCAGTCAGTACAGTCAGACATCCATGTGCCCACAATCCTATGGGAGAGAATGAATGTGCTAAGTGAGTGATCCCATCTTATCCAACAGGTCTGGATCTGACTGGAAACAGGTCAACTTTTCCACATGCTAGGGTGTGGCTGTTTTATCCGAGAGGGAAAACATATTTGTTGTTCTCATGTGGGCCATGGCTTACTGGTAACTGTGTGCTGAAGGAGGGTCTGCCAAAGGAGGGTGTGTGCTGTCTAACTGGGGTTGGGTTGCATGTGGGAGGGTTTCCTGGGTGATGGCATAAAtccttgttaaaaaaaaaaaaaaaaaaaaaaaacccagcagcaACTTCCTTTTAGTTAACTTTTCCCATTTTGGAATTCGGGAGCACCAGCAGAGGTTCTCAGCAGGTAAGTCAAAAGACTTTGGTTTGAGACGGATCAGATATGGCTCCTTAGCTCATGACTCTGGCATATAGGAGTTTGATTTGTATCTTGTATCTGTTGATAAAAGGTGTGATaattttctcttgtgttttcacttGAACTTCATTGCTGCTGTCATCGAAGGCACGCTGTAATGAGTCCGCGGCCTTTTGAAATCTcatttgcctctgaaatgcATCATTCATACTAAGTGCCAGTCTATGTGTGCTTTTGAAGGTCAGTGTAATGCCAGTACAGCTTTTCAGCAGAGCAGAGTTCAGGAGGGTATTCTCTATTGTAAGTGTGATTTCTCGTCTCCCCTGTGTGTTCGAGCCGGATAGGGGGTGCTAGTCACGGCTGTGATGTTTCTTTCATTCAGCTTGTTGACAAATTAATTACCTTTGTTTCACAAACAGATCTCACATCCATTGCAACATGTCAGAGTCAGCTGAAGCTGTAGCGGCTGATGTGAGCAGCAAAAGAAGTGTTACCATTGAAATCACAAACGTCACCAACAACTACTGCCTCATCAACCCCAGGTGAGTCCCGACTCTGCTGGAATCATGTATTTCCAGACTTGAACAGTATGAAATATATTATGCATATATATGTCCACAAAACGTTTATGTGACGTATGTGTCTATTTCTGTGCTGGTTAGGGTGTATCTTGAGAATGGGGAGACATACAACCCGCCTCAGCCCACAGTGCGCCCTCTCAAGACGGAGGTCTGCACTTTCACCAAGTCCGGCGGCAAAGCGACCGGCAGCGTTGGTGTGCTGACTTACGACCTCTTCGAGCGGTCACAGAACGACTTCATTGAGACTCTGGCCATCATGTTCTCAGTTCCCTGGGACTACCACCTGTACAAGAACTGGTTTGCGGTGGGCATCTACAAAAAGGGTCGTAACTGTGATAAGGATTTGTACAAAGAAATGTACTATGAGAAAAAGCAGCATGAGCATGGGTTTGTCAGGGAGGAAGCCAATGGCTCGGGAATCAATCACGTAGGCAACTACCTAGATATCCAGGCCACCATGTGCCCCCTCGGCAAAGCCATCATGAAGGTGGAGGTGTGGGATAAGCTTTTCACACCCATGGGTCAGCAGTCGTGCTAGAGACCCCTACTAACCATTAGTTCCATCATTTGTCCCGACGGCAGaattcatccctccatctcgAGCATTTACCTGGCAGATAGTCTAACACAGTCAACATGCATGACTTAACAGACGTATCACTGCTGACATGTGTCTGTATACCTGGGTATTACGTTTCCGTAAATCTGCTTAAGATCAgagtttaatttgtttataaATCCAGGCAGCAATATCCCCCTTTATGGCTGACGCCTCTGTCTGTTTCAATAGCATCCGGTTTTGAAATGGCATCTTTAGAAATGGAAATCAAAGGCTGACTCACTGGAGGATGAGGGCACATAGCTTAATAAAACACACGGTTGTCTGTATTTACCTTGACACTGTAGTCTGAGGaataaaataacacttttttttttgctgaagcTGTTTGAGTGCCTGTCGATTGAGTTTAGAAGagtgttttaaaagaaagaaataataataaaatttttgAATACAAAATTGTGTTCTTTTGTGCTATTCAAAACATGCTTTGTGTGTTAGTAGATTCAGGAGGATTGCACTGAGGTTTGGACAGAAACAAaggcttcagtttttttccataGGGGCTGTAAGACAACAGCAAAGGGACACACCCTTTCTCATGTTGCTCACCAAAGCACGTCGGTCATCGCTAAAACTGTCTTCACAGCacactgcacatacagtaaactgACTGCAATTCATGTGTAAATTTGTTGTGGCAGCCATCATTCTTAAAATGTTCTGTATAGCAAACATTTAACGCAACTGTTGACATTCCGTTCACAACATTTTCAGAGCATATGAAAGTCAAAAATATTTGCAGTCCCACCATCACTGCTGTGGCCCCTAGCTGTGGTGAATTTCATTGAAGATGttccattgttttcttttcttttaaagtaaTCTGCAgctaaattattcaaatttgtGGGAAAGCAGTGCAgccaatgaaaagaaaatcaattgtgccacaaaaaatgtcttaaataatGTCTCTATGTCTCTAAGAGATGCAGTAGAAAAGTATTTGCACCCAGATTGTTAAGATATAGGGTGTTTTAACTGCCTGCGTTGCTATCCTGATAGAGCCAGAGGGACCAGTAAAAATGCttattttttaagttatgtGGTTATTGTGTAAAACACAATCACTGGTTCGTTTTTATGAGCCAGTAAACTCATGGAGAAAATGATCAGAGGCACTTTATTATTTTGCGATTATGACCTTGGCAGCCACTATGAGGCAGTGGTGACTGAGACAAGCATGGAGTCAGGTGAAGACCTTGTTATTAGGACCGCTCA
This region includes:
- the LOC130185802 gene encoding bryoporin-like, whose protein sequence is MPETAEVVSATLTTNRNCTIEIINVSGSYCLINPKVYMTSGFCHHPPQPTVRTTKTEVCSFTKDDNTATGAVGLLTYDLFHMQSRVCSERMAIMFSVPFDHNLYKNRLAVGVVEHSRACDKHLYDQMYDGKDLSSFTRSEANGCGLEYKAKSVDLRATMSSIGKAIVKVELYDKMGR
- the apnl gene encoding actinoporin-like protein, which produces MSESAEAVAADVSSKRSVTIEITNVTNNYCLINPRVYLENGETYNPPQPTVRPLKTEVCTFTKSGGKATGSVGVLTYDLFERSQNDFIETLAIMFSVPWDYHLYKNWFAVGIYKKGRNCDKDLYKEMYYEKKQHEHGFVREEANGSGINHVGNYLDIQATMCPLGKAIMKVEVWDKLFTPMGQQSC